Genomic segment of Eupeodes corollae chromosome 2, idEupCoro1.1, whole genome shotgun sequence:
tgaagcaaaaataacacaaataaaCGTACAAATTGTAAGAAATAAGTCCATATTGAAAACAACCTATTCTCGACAGAGGAGAATTTAAACTATTACTTAGTCAATAATGTTTTGAGTTTAATTGAACAACAACTTTCTTAAATGCAAGGCGATAACGATTTGTACAGAAGCTCTTCAATGATAATATTAAACTTGAGATAAAAATAAGACAGTAGCGTAGCAAATGCTTTGAGGCCTTGAACCAGATCTTGAAGTAAGACCTCTTAACAGTTTCTAGACAATAATGGTTTTTTAAGGGTTTGTTTTAATATTGCAGAAAAAACTACGTTTGGAACATTTCTGAGAAAAACACGTCCCCACAATTCTGTCATTTGGTTGTAGAAACAAATAATACTCTGATGGGAAGAACTATCAAACTGTTCCGTCCCTCTGGTCTGCGTGTTCGCGATTGATTTTAAACTAGTTTTTAGTCTAagatcgaaaattcgaatttttaaaaataggccCGTTCGATTTTTATGGAAcgttctcaaaattgttttcttgaGTTGTCGTGATTATTAGTGCATAAGACTCTCATGCCGGAGGTCTTATGTTCCATACCTTCCTGTGAAACCTAAAGGGTACTGAGAATTGACAGATCCTCTAAGAGTAAGTCTAatcatggaaagtgctttcttaaattagccttTCCATTTATGTATTAGAAATACTTGTGAATGAGagataggtatatttttaaatcttaaaatacaggtgCTATTGATTGAGGTACAAGTACCCGTGCGATCCagccgtgcattttatttcatcaaGAATATACTCACAAGAATTTGCTGTGTAATGCTTCGCTCTATCTTTGAAAGTGTCGACCACATGGTTAAACGTTTAAGACACAAATTTcacaattgtttaaaatttttatcatGGGTGTTAGCATCAATGGAGTTATAAATAGGGAAAGTTGCAAAAGGAAGCAGTTTTTAGAAATGTATACCTTCCGTAATCTTCGAAGCAGGCACTTAACTTATAGCACAACACCTGAAAAAAGTTATCAATAGCTTTTCATCTAACTCTAGTGTTTTTAGCTTTCCATTTGAAGTGTTTggaattggtccgatttgtcgaatttgaaaatttatgacATTTCTCAGCTTTTCAAATTCCCAAGAATCTAGATCAAAACTTTTTAGAGATATGTCAGTGGGTACGTACCTTCACCCGTCCGTTCGTTTAGGATACCAATTTGTAtcttccatatctcaagaaccagttaaGATATCAACTtgaaataaactttgttttacaGATGATAACATCGATACCAGTAGAaatgacttaaaataaaatgcacgaatcGGTCAAACGAGcttgctcatgtatccaaagagtctgtttaaaaatatttactgtattttaagatttcaaaaaataagtttttttaaataaataaaaacgccattttatttctcaacaaTCGTTTTTTCTCGTAgcttattttgtatatacaaaatttttcaattttagttcaagaaaagtatttttggtatgcaatataaaatacgttttacatttcaatttcgtaagAAAATAATGACCCgttttcaagatatcgaatttcgaaaaaaacgcTCGACGCCAATCGGCTCCAAAATTTGAAGTTGATTATTCCAATGGTTTCGGTTGTAGGTGccaagacagacagacagatggAATCGGGGACCCACTTCTTTactatcgtaatgtcatgtttcatTAAATCTAGAGCtcgaattttttacgaatgcaaattTTGGCAATAAGTTCCTCTATGGCTGAAGTAAAAACACAATTATAAGAACCAAAACtataaagtttgatttttttaagcgGGATTTTAAGAAACGGGAGTATCAGATTTGGGGAAAATGTGTTTATAAAAAGCAGAGCTATAATTTATTGAACAGTtcattgaatatcgatcaccactacacctgctgttcatcgacttcgagaaggcccttgatagcgttaacagggagtatatctggtaaGCTTTGCGGAGGAAAACCAGCCCAGAAAAATTAATTGCTATtgttaaagcaacatatgatggatccaagtgtcatgTTCTGCACgctggtaggttgtcagatgatttggaaatccgaagcggagtcagacagggctgtattctgtcaccaatattttttttttgttggtgataagcgatgtactgcgctcagctctgtcaggtagtaaagcacttggattacgcggatgATGTTtgctctcataggatcatggattcacgtcaaatgacaacaagtgtagaGATAGAAGCAGAACTTGTTGGGCTGAAATGAAttccgacaaaacaaaaatgatcaccATAGGAACccaaccatcctctcaaataaatattttttctcaaccggtggaaaaagtagAGAGCtctcaataccttggaagtatcgtttccatcgaaggtggAACCGAACAAGAAGGAATAACTCTAtgagcttaagaacaaagctacgactgtttcgcacaaatgtcgaatctgtgcttctttatggatgcaggacttggaaggttacttcagccataacaagaaagctgcaaacattcgtgaatagatgtcttcgtaacattcTAAGGATTTTCTATCTAAACcgcatatcaaatgaggtccttcatagaaggacaagTGGAACAAGAAGTGCTaaacgaccgagaagcacatgtcgcaggacagtcgaggtggaatcagcgtcactaggcaagagttggagggagatgaaacacatctccgggaACCGTACActatggcgcgtaggcgtagtagaggccctagccccttaaggggttctcaacggacttaacaggtctgaggacctaagtaagtaagtaagagctATACAAAGTTTGATTATTTAACAGCGAAAGAAACGGAGTTACAAAAATTAGGATATTAAATCCAACCTTTAACAAACGGTATTGAAAATTTGTGTTGAGGACACAAaatctaatttcaaaaattaaaaagaggctgggatgcgacccacactgataacttcccatcccgtctgtcgatttgtcttggtaaaaagtttgtctatatgttctcgtatcaatttttaccaaattttcgtactattttttttttttttgaaaaaacggactgttggatttttatatacaaattactgaatatcgaaaataatattttctgtgaaataaaataagtttgaagccaatatttttaatttttgaaaatgtatttgagtcgaaaatcaatttttaccaacttttgttacattttttctaggtttttaattttttgtaaaaaaatgataattcaatttttttcaaaattttactgagtgtaaacaacaatattttttgaaagataaaagtagtttaaacccaatatctacaaatattgaaaagataattgaatcgaaatcaatttttaccaacttttacacttttttttaggtttttattttttgtaaaaaactgtcaattcgatttttctcaacatttttcagaatgttgaaaacaatatttcttataagataaaaaagtgaaagcctaaatttcaagtttttgaaaagatatttgaatcgatattcaatttttaccaactttgagtaatgttttttttttagatttttattttttataaaaaaaactatcaattagatttttctcaaaattgtatcagatgtcaaaaacattattcttcgttgcacaaaatttttttggaaatgatatcatattttagtcgtaaaattttggaggatacaaattttttttttcagtttttttgatgtataaaaaaaccgttgaatggatttttccaaaaaatatacttctttcacgttacaatatattatataaaatttaattcaagtctctagcgtttttggttcgtaaaatatttagagttaactaacatttttaccttttttaaaaactgctatggtaaaaaaccacccacgcaattttcgtgagagccctttctgcatctttatttttaatcgatatttgaaatcgatatctcttctggtttttgagctaagcacgatgaaaaaaacgtcgcgaacgtacgtacgtacgaacgtacgtacacacgcacgcacagacatctttctaaaaatcttttattttgactctagggaacttgaaacgtcaagaaatgtcaaaattttcaatttgacaaatcggacccattacaatagcttcctatgaaaagttaaaaattaaatataactgTTCGATGATTTTGGAAATGTTATTTGGCTAACCTGTATTATACTACATACTTAAGTGCTGACGAgttcgtttgtttgtttgcttgtttgtttgtttgaacgcgcTAATCTCAGGAACTTATGGTTCGATTTCAAATATTCTTTCAGTGTTAGATAACCCATTTATTTTGGAAGACTGTATAAAGTCATGCAATTATTTGTTCCATTTTGAGAGCTTGCATTGCGTGTGCTGCGGAAAaggttaaagtaaaaataaagtttctataATGTATTACAGAATTTTTCCTCTTTAATAGTTCTGAAAAGAAGTCCTAAAATAAAGAATTCGAGTAACGCCACTTGCGTCGGTAGCGGAACTATTACAATATTTCGTGAAACGAAAGCATAAAATACcggttttggaaaaatttgacTTTAAAAGCGTAATATCCAAATAAacccttaaaaattaaaaaaaaattacatttttctggTCTTCAAATTCTTTGTTCAAAACATGTATTtaaacttttccaaaaattaaaaacaaaacataattgtTTACTAATGTTGGTTCTTACCTTATTTcaccacagaaaaaaaaactttacaaattttaaataaactttaaaatataattttttgtacaaagcAACTTTATTAACCGTAACTATTAAATCAAGAATcaatttgtgtttatatttgattttgttgtcAAATAAAAGCAAAAGTAACCATGCACTAAGcatatagggtgttttttagcTGCATGACAAATTTCGGTAGGTGTTCTGCTTATAGTTGGACAGTTAGAATGCCAAAGTGTGATGacatttctataaaatatggtttggaatttgtttaacgtTTAACAAACGTTTCAAAAGtcatgaaaatttattttaaaataaaaaaatctcctCGCAAAAAAATGAGTAGCTCTAAAAAAAACTCCCTGTATAATTCGTTTCACACCATTTATTCAGTGGATGTACCTGTACATGTTGAATACAACCTTAAACTCATCTTATCTTTggctttttaaaacaaactaataCCTCATGCTGATTATTTAGAAGCGTTATCAAAATAATCTTGTTTCTTATCAGAAGTTATTTTTAAGCCGGCTACTATAATTTCACAGTGAAGTGGATTGCACaatattaacataatatttaattgaataaaataaataagtttaaagttagAAACGAAATTGCATTCACAAAATTATGACATATTTCATAATAGATttgaatttgacagctgacGTTTAAGGTGGAAATCGTAAAGAAACACCATGGGCAGCTTCAGACCACATAagtgacttgaaagtaaggcaagtttctcgtgtatgattggccagctgccaaaaactAACCTTCCAATTTAGTGTAAAGTTGACTGGAAACttaatcaagaaaaatcttcctaaaTATCGAGttaagtctacttctgtcaaaatgacaattgtgttcatgtttttatcatttaactgaaagctctataatttatttatttattttatgcataTTAAGTTTATAATTCTTAGAACTACAACTCCAACCAAgattatgtttgaaaaaaaatcatttaaccaGATTATGTttttgagttcgaaattttgtatttacatattatttcaaaaagaaataaaatatttatgaaaagagAACTCAAGTTCCCTCTTGCTATCAAATCAGTACGCCTCTGAATTTAGTAATTTatctaatcaaatttaaataattctaaaattcaaaacaccAGAGACCAGACAGTCTAACATTTTACCTTGAATAAGATACTccctaaatatttttgtaattaaagtcAAAGCAATAATGCTCGAATTAAttgcaactatttttattatttcatcaattttaatttacatttatttgggATGGAATTTCAATTACTGGAAAACAAGAGGAATTCGCGGTCCAAagccttcaattttaaatggaaatttcGGAAAGTCTTCCCGCGGCGAACGTAACTTTGTCGATGAACTTAATGACACTTATTTGTATGATTTGAAACAGCTTTTTTGTGTACTTTgatgttttcgaaaatttgtatGTACAGGAATTATAAGAACAATGAAAAATTCGTTGGAATATTTATATCAAGAGATCCTAAACTCTTCATCATAGATCCAGAAATAGCTCGACAAATTCTGTTGACAAACTTTAGCAGTTTCTATGACAATGAGTCTTCGAGATGGGTGAGTTGGATTCTTctagaatttcaaaaactataacttattagaatttgttttcaagTCAGTACCAAAAATTGAGCTACTCCGAATGCAAAGCCCGTTTGTTTGCACTGGAGAAACCTGGAAGGAGAAGCGTTCGGAAATAGTTCCAGCCTTAACAATGAGCAGGGTAAGTGTGAAGgtgtttaattcaataaaatattgacCTTTTCCATTTGAAGCTGCGTTCATCATATCCAGCGATGCAGAAGATTGCTAAAAAGTTAGCAGACTTTATCAGATCAAATAGTGGAAAGGAACTCGACGCAAAAGAggtaacaatatttaatatttcttgtttttttctcaTAACAAAAATTTCGAAACCTTTTTTCAGCTTTCTTGCCGATTCACTTCGGAAGTAATTTCTGACTTTGTTTGGGGAATAAATGCAAACGCCTTCGAATCACAAAAAGTCTGTCAAATTCATGAAATAGCTAATGGAATGATAAGTCAGTCTCAGAAATGTGTTGGATATTATCAAAAAACTGAAGCTTGGCCATTTTTAAGGAAACTAATGCCCCAGCGTTTTTTCCCCAAGGCTTCTGATGACTTTTTTACCCAATTAACAAATAACTTAATTTCACATAGATTGGAAAACCCCAACGAGCGTTTTGACTTCATAAATCATTTAATAAGTCTTTCCAATAAAAAGTCACTGACGGCACCTCAATTAGCAGGACACTGTACAACAGTTCTGGTGGACGGTTTTGAAAGTGCAGCTATTGCAATAAGTCATTGTTTGTTGTTGGTCAATTATgtgatttgtatattgtttcaaaattgtgttaacattagaaatctttattttatagCTTGGTCGTAATAAATCAGCCCAAGAGAAACTTCGAAATGAAATTATGGAAAGTTTTGATGATGGGGAAAATGAtatcagttttgaaaaattgaatgaacTTCCATATCTTGATCAGTGTATTTATGGTACCTttaccaatttatttaataattttaaaattttatatgacttttaatctttttttcttatagaaacTCTTCGTATATTTCCACCTCTGCcggtttttagaaaattctgCACTTCACCAACGATTCTTGAAAATTCCGATGGTTGTAAAATTCGTCTAAAACCAGGAGATAGTGTTTTCATATCAGCTTACTCTTTCCACAAAGACGAAGAAATATTCGAGAATCCTGAGGAGTTTAGACCCGAAAGATTTGATCCAGATGTTGGAGGATATCGAAAATATCGTGAAAGTGGTGTATTTCTTCCATTTGGTGATGGTCCAAGAATGTGTTTAGGTATAAAACTTAGTTATATActgatttgaattttcttcatttatacaaattcaatatttttccaGGATTAAAACTTGGTCTTCTAGAAACAAAGGTATCAGTTGCAGAAATCGTAAGAAACTTTCAAATCAGCGTAAGTAGTTCAACGAGATTGGATAATTTAACTGATCCCAACGGTTTTCTGTTATCTGTAAAAGGAGGAATTATACTAAATTTTACGCCGCTGAAGTAATTTGttaacaattaataataattaaagaaaatgtaaagacccgaaaatatttttaaggaatgTACAATTATTATCATTAAAGAGTTTAAGTGATATTATAAGTTTCATCTAAAAATTGGTGacacaataaaatgaaaaatgtttgggTTTGAAAGCACACATTTAGCAGAAAACAGTAAtcataatttcaattattttgacagttacTATATACTTGAGATAAGCTGGCAGCCCTACAAAGTTgaatatgtcacttttgacgtCTATAAAtgcgttcaaaaactaaacggATTTATGATAAACAAATTCCTTAATTGAAATACTtccattgaaatataaaaattaggtTTTGCGAAGTGAAGCTCCCTTCCACTAGCAAACACTTCCTATAAGAGATATTTAACAACTTTTcaacttgacagctgtcattttatacattttccgTGAAATCTTTTATTCATCTTCAAggcatctttaaaaaatttgcccATCTAGGTACATTT
This window contains:
- the LOC129946520 gene encoding probable cytochrome P450 28d1, which codes for MLELIATIFIISSILIYIYLGWNFNYWKTRGIRGPKPSILNGNFGKSSRGERNFVDELNDTYLNYKNNEKFVGIFISRDPKLFIIDPEIARQILLTNFSSFYDNESSRWSVPKIELLRMQSPFVCTGETWKEKRSEIVPALTMSRLRSSYPAMQKIAKKLADFIRSNSGKELDAKELSCRFTSEVISDFVWGINANAFESQKVCQIHEIANGMISQSQKCVGYYQKTEAWPFLRKLMPQRFFPKASDDFFTQLTNNLISHRLENPNERFDFINHLISLSNKKSLTAPQLAGHCTTVLVDGFESAAIAISHCLLLLGRNKSAQEKLRNEIMESFDDGENDISFEKLNELPYLDQCIYETLRIFPPLPVFRKFCTSPTILENSDGCKIRLKPGDSVFISAYSFHKDEEIFENPEEFRPERFDPDVGGYRKYRESGVFLPFGDGPRMCLGLKLGLLETKVSVAEIVRNFQISVSSSTRLDNLTDPNGFLLSVKGGIILNFTPLK